From Coffea eugenioides isolate CCC68of unplaced genomic scaffold, Ceug_1.0 ScVebR1_396;HRSCAF=1068, whole genome shotgun sequence, a single genomic window includes:
- the LOC113758212 gene encoding uncharacterized protein LOC113758212 has protein sequence MSGMDVIGAIDPPVSNGHRFILVAIEYFTKWFKVRYRNSTIYRPQMNGTVEATNKNLMKIIRKITEAHRDWYEKLPSALMAYRTMIRTSTRATPHLMFRIEAVLSVEVEIPSLRILMEAQIEEAEWIRECHEQLSLIDEKRLNVVCHGQCYQRRMARAYNKRLNLVYLKMEIRS, from the exons ATGTCGGGAATGGATGTGATTGGAGCTATTGATCCTCCTGTTTCAAATGGGCATCGATTCATTCTAGTGGCGATTGAATATTTCACTAAATGG TTTAAGGTCAGATATCGAAATTCTACAATTTATAGGCCTCAAATGAATGGAACCGTGGAAGCTACAAATAAGAATTTGATGAAGATCATTCGTAAGATAACTGAAGCACACCGGGATTGGTATGAGAAACTGCCTTCTGCATTGATGGCGTACAGAACTATGATCAGGACTTCTACTAGAGCAACTCC ACATCTTATGTTTCGAATAGAAGCAGTATTGTCTGTAGAAGTTGAAATCCCTTCCTTACGCATTCTGATGGAAGCTCAAATAGAAGAAGCTGAATGGATCAGAGAATGCCATGAGCAATTGTCTCTAATTGATGAAAAGAGGTTGAATGTCGTCTGTCATGGACAATGTTATCAACGAAGAATGGCTCGTGCTTATAACAAAAGGTTAAATCTCGTTTATTTGAAGATGGAGATAAGGTCTTGA